In Nitrospirota bacterium, the DNA window CTCGGTTTTCCGGAGGCAATGGCGTCAAATGTATCTGCAAGGCCGTCGAGGTGGAAACCACCGTTGATCAGGATTGAGACGATGAGCAGCAGGGCTGCGGTAATCGCCGAAGGCAGGAAAGGGTCAAACGCCGTATAGGCCAGGACCAGCAGGCCCCCCTTTATCAGCCCTGCAAGGGGAAAGAACGCGGTGCTTCTGCCAACATCCCTCCCGGATATCCTGCCCCTGAGCCTGACAGGCAGTATGGTCAAAAACTGTAATGCAAGTAAAAAACCTTTCAAGGTGACTGTACCATCAAAACCTCTCCATACAGAGTCTGTGTATAAACTGCACTCACTGTCAAGACTGGATTCCGGCTTAAGGAGTGCCGGAATGACAGATAGGGAGACCGTATGTTCAGCCGGTCGTCTCCCCTGTAACTCCTGCCTCCTGAAACGTTGCCATCTCCCTGTATATCTTGAGTCCTGCATCCATCAGGGTCATGGCAAGTGCTGCACCTGTCCCCTCACCAAGGCGGAGGTCAAGGTCGAGGATGGGGCGGCATCCCATATGCTCAAGCATGGCCCTGTGCCCAATCTCCTGTGAGTTATGGGCTGCAAAGAGGTAGTCTGCCACAACAGGGTTGAGAGACCAGGCAATAAGTGCGCCTGCCGTGGATATAAAGCCATCAACCACAACCGGGATACCGCGTGCTGCAGCACCGATACAGAGCCCGGCAATCCCCCCTATCTCGGCACCCCCCACCTTTGAGAGCACATCAACCGGGTCTTTAGGGTCCGGCCTGTTGAGACTGATGGCCTTCTCTATAACATCTCTCTTTTTCTTAAGGGCCTCATCTCCGATACCCGTTCCCCTGCCTGTTACCTCTGAAACCGGCATTCCGGTTATAACGGCAGCTATGGCCGATGAGGGGGTTGTGTTGGCAATGCCCATCTCACCTGTGGCAAAGAGTTTAAACCCCTTTTCAGCATATTCTTCGGCAAGCTCAACCCCGGCCTCCATGCACCTCAGCGCCTCATCCCTTGTCATTGCAGGGCCTTTTGTCATGTTTTTTGTCCCATGCACGACCTTCTTCTTCACAAGCCCTTCAGAATCCTGAAAATCAAAATCCACACCAATATCGACAACCACGACCTCTGCGCCCGCATGTCTTGCAAGCACATTGATTCCCGCCCCGCCACTCAGAAAGTTGAAGACCATCTGTCTGGTTACCTCTGAGGGATAGGCGGAGACACCCTCCTCAGCCACACCATGGTCACCTGCAAATGTAAAGACGACCTTCTTCGGTATCTCCGGCATCTCCGTCTCATAGATGGCCACAAGCCTTCCGGCGAATTCTTCAAGCCTTCCGAGACTGCCGGGCGGCTTGGTAAGGTTGTCAAGGCGTCTTTGGGCTGCGGAATACAGTTCCTTTCTCACGGGTTTAATATGTAACAGTCTCTCCTCAATCTTCATGGAACTTTAACCTCCATTAAAAAACTATCCCTTCACCTTAAGCGGTATCCCGCTCACTACCAGATAGACCTCATCTGCCACCCCTGCCACCTCCTGATTCAACCGCCCTGCCATATCCCTGAAGAACCTGGCCAGCCGGTTGTCCGGCACTATCCCCATGCCCACCTCGTTGGAGACTACATACAGTGACGAGCGGGCAGTTGAGTCCTTAAAGTCAGTCAGCACGCGGACGAACCTGCTTATCTCCTCTTCAACCAGGGGCTGGGCATTACCCGGCCTGCTGCCGATGATATTGGAGAGCCAGAGGGTAAGGCAGTCAACAAGGAGCACGTTGTAACGACGGGAAACCCTCTGAATGAGGTCGGGCATTGCCACAGGCTCTTCCAGGGTCTCCCACTCGTCTCCCCGCTCTTCCCTGTGTTTTCTTATCCGCTCGTCCATCTCCCTGTCAAGCGACTCTGCTGTGGCAATATATGCTTTTTGCCCTGAGACCCTTGATGCCTCGTTCAGGGCAAAGGAGCTCTTTCCGCTCCTTGCCCCCCCGGTGATGAATACGATTTTTGGAAACAAAATTTCGATCATCCTGTTTTTCCCGCCTTGTTTGGTATGAAATAAAAGATAGCAAACAGGGTTGTCAATAGTCAATCATCCCCGGACATGAGAGGCTTAAGGCTGGGTTTTTATACTGAGTATATGTCTTCTCTGTGTCCCTGTGTCTCCGTGGTTTATTCTGCTTTATTCATCTCCCATTAACTGGGATTTCAGGACCCAGCAGGTGCTGAAACGGCAGTGTAACGTATTATGATATAATTAAATGTTATATTCCATAAGTGAAAGGGACAAAAACCTTTTAGTTCAGGTATAATTTAATGAAACAGTTACAGGCAATGTTTTCTTTAAGGGGAAGTAATTTCAGAACAATTTTGTATCCAATTGTGAGCGGTCTTTTATTGGCCTATCTCTCAGCCTCTATTATAAATGTGTTCTACCACAAAAGCACCATCAGGACCGTAAAACAGGGCAGGACAAATCAGGGCTCTGAATTCACCCGCAGCATATCAACCAGCCAGATACTGAAGAAGAACATTTTTGGGCTGAAATATGAAGAACCCGGGGGGAATACAGCCGGAGAAACAGACGGAAAAGTGGTGTCCAGTGCCGGAGAGAGCATCAGAAAATACCAGCTTATAGGCACAGTGCTGGGAAAGACAAGGATGGCCCTGCTTAAAAAAGACAAGGAATTAAAAGTCCTTGCTGCCGGACAGTCCCTTGGTGAATATACGCTTAAAAAGATCTCTTTTGATTCCGTCCTGTTTGAAAATAACGGCAAAAAGGTCACCCTGCGATTTCCAGAAACCAAAAAGACAAAACCCACAGGCACAAGACAGGCGATGGCAAGAGCCCAGGTTCCCAATGTCAGGCCTCAAACATCAGCGGGACAGACAGACACTCAGACAGACAGGATAACCATAAAGAGAAAGGAAGCCCTCTCCATGGCCCAGAATCTGAACAAAATCCTCACCACTGTGCGCATATCCCCCTTTTATCAGAAGGATGAATTCATCGGATATCAGCTGAGCATGCTCAGAAAAAATTCGTTTCTGTATAAGCTCGGGCTCAGGCGCGGGGACATACTAAAAAGAATAAACGGTGAGGATGTCAGTTCTCCCCAAAAGGCCATAGAGCTGCTCTCCAGGATTCAGGAGATTACGGCCGTGAATATCGACCTTATGAGAAAGGGAGAAAAGAAATCCCTCTTTATCGAGATAGAGGAATGAGCCGGACAAGACTTGATAATACGAAAATTGAAACAGCTATTTATATAAAAGGAGATTCCTAATGATGAAATTTCTGAACCCTAAATTGAAAAGTCTGTTCCTCCTTGTTTTCTGCCTGCTCCTTTTCCATGCCTCTCCCCTGAGGGCAGAGGTCGGAATGAATTTTCAGGAGGTTTCTTTACAGGATTTTGTTGATTTTGTCTCGGAATACACAGAGTCCAACATCATCTATGACCCGAGGGATTTAAAAGGGACTGTTACGGTAAAGGCAAAAAAGGAGTTTACAGAATCGGACATCATGAGCATTCTGAAGACTGTATTGAGTATTAACAACCTTGAAGCTATTACGGAAGAGGATATCATATACATTGTAAGGAAGGCCAAGGTGGCAAAACTGCCCTACTCCTTTGAAGGAGAGGTCAGGCCAGGGGAGCTCGGTGAGGCTGAAAAAGATCAGGAAAACATATTGGTCAGTGTTTTCCAGATTGAAAATATTGATGCAAAGCTGCTTTCAAAATTCTTCAATCTCACCAAATCAGACTACGGCAGGATTGAGACCATACCGACACTCAATGCCGTGGTGGTAAAGGACAAGAGCGTCAATGTCAGGAGGATGGCCCAGATGGTCAATACCATAAGTTCAATGGGAACGGGTCTCCGGGTAGAGATTATTCCCCTGAAAAACACCTATGCCAGTGAATTTGCCAAGACCATCAAGATGTTCTTTGCAGAACTCGGCAAATCCTCTTACATGCGTGTCAAACCGGTCTTCATGGCGGACAGGACATCGAACTCCTTAATTGTGGCGGCCCTGCCCAAGGATATGGCCCTTATAAAGCGGATAATCACCAACACAGATGTAATGAAGGACACGATAACAACACCGAGGGTCTTTAAACTCAAGTATGCCATGGCCGAAGATGTGGAAAAAGTGCTGAACAAGATACTCTCCGACTCAAGGCTTAAAAAGAGCAAGCTAAAACCACCGCAACAGCGCGGCAGCACGGGAATGAAGGTAGCTGCCGACAAGGCCACCAATACCATTTCAGTTGTAGGGGATCCCGAGCTCTATGCCCAGCTGGAGTCGTTAATAGCAAAGCTGGACGTTCCGAGGGACCAGATATTTGTTGAGGCATTAATCCTGGAGACCACACTCGAGGATGGAGCCAAGTTCGGGGTGGAGTGGCTTGCAGGTGCCGGAAACAGCAATTTTGTAGGTACCGGCACATTTCTGGACTCAAAAAACGTTATTGACCTTCAGAGCCCTGTTTTAGAGGGCAATCCCCCGAATCTCGGGGCACTTCCCGGGGGGTTTGGTCTGGGGATACTCGGCAATATCATAACCTACGAGGGCGTAAAATTCCCCACGCTCAGTGCGCTGGTAAATGCAATAAAGACAGAGTCAGGGATCAATATACTCTCAAAACCCCAGCTCCTTACACTGGACAACGAAGAGGCAGAGGTATTTGTGGGAGAAAACCGACCATTCCTGATAAGCGAAAAATTTGATGCAAACAACAACCCGATCCAGACATTTGATTACAGGGATGTGGGCATCAAACTGAAGATACTGCCCCATGTTATAGATGAGAATACGGTCCTGTTAAACATACAGCAGGAAGTCAAAAAAGTTATAGCAAGTGCAGTAGGCGTTGCCTCAGCCCCGATCACCCTTACAAGAAGCACCAAGACCACCATAAAACTGAACAATAATACAACGGTGGTGATAAGCGGTCTGATAAAGGACGACATGAGCATGACAGAGACAAGGGTGCCGGTTCTGTCCAGAATTCCCCTGCTGGGCTGGCTTTTCCGCTCCAAGGACACTTCAAGGGAAAAGACAAACATGATGGTCTTCATCACAACAACCATAATAAAGAGCAGGCAGGATATGGAAGATCTCACACGGGCAAAACGGGCTCTGTTGAAAAATACAGGTGAGGAAGATATTAAGAAAGAGATTAAGAAAGAGAGCACAAAAGAGATAGAAAAAGAAAAAGTAAAGAAAGAAGAAGTAAAGAAAGATGAAGGGGCCGTGGAAGACGAATGAATAATCTGGCACCTGACCTTGACAGTCTGCCCAAAGAGGTGCTGGATCTTTATATGAGATTTCCGGACCGGTCGGACTTTCTGCCGCTTCAGGCCGACAACGGAAGGCTCACCTTTCTTGTAAGCTCTGAGGACGGTATCAGAAAGGCGTCCTTTGTGGCACTCCGCTGCAAGTCTCAGGGGAGTTTCAGGTTTGTGCCGCAAAAGACACTTCTTGAGATAGCTGAAAAGTTTTCCTTTGTCTTTGAAGAAGATGTGGACCTGAATGCAGAGGGTGAGTCCATCTCTTCAGATGAGTATGATATCCTGAGCGGTGTTCACGATGATGCACCTGTGGTCAAGCTCGTCAACCAGAGCATTATGAGCGCTATAAGGCTCGGGGCGAGTGATATTCACATAGAGGGAAGAGAGGCAAATCTCATCCTCAGGTTCAGGGTGGACGGCAGGCTGAAGACAGTGAAGACCATTGATAAAGGGCTCCTCGAACCACTGATCGCACGCATAAAGGTCATGGCGGATATGGATGTGGCAGAGACCCGCAGACCACAGGACGGCAGGATAAATATCCAGTTCGGCACCAAGATGATAGATATAAGGGTCTCGACAATTCCGACTGCCAAGGGTGAAAAGGCGGTACTGAGGCTTTTGAGCAGGTCAGAGACAGCCCTCAAGCTTGAGCTGCTCGGCCTTGATGAATCACACGTAAAACTTCTCCAAAGGCTTCTCAAGTCTCCAAACGGCATAATAATGGTTACAGGGCCGACCGGCAGTGGCAAGACCAGCACACTCTATGCCTCCATACTCGAGATTCAGAACGAGACGGTAAACATAGTAACAATTGAAGACCCTGTTGAGTACAGGATAGACGGAATTGCACAGGTCCAGGTCAACCCTGCCACCGGCGTAACCTTTGCCAGGGCTATCAGGACCTTTTTAAGGCAGGACCCGGATGTTATCCTGGTTGGAGAGATAAGGGATGAGGAGACAGCCGAGGCAGCCATACAGGCATCACTTACCGGCCATCTGGTGCTCACCACCCTTCATACGAGTGATGCGCCAACGGCAGTAGCAAGACTTGTGGAGATGAACATAGAGCCCTTTCTCCTGTCAAGCAGCCTCCTGCTCGTTATCGGGCAAAGACTGGTGAGAAAGATATGCCCTGTGTGCAGGGAGGAGGCAACCCTGGAGGACGAGATCAGGGATATCTTCCTGAAAAAGGGATTCGAGATAAACAGATATTTCAGGGGCAGGGGTTGTGAAAAGTGTTTTGGTACCGGATACAAGGGGAGAATCGGCCTTTTCGAATTCCTCCTGCTTGATGACGATATAAGAAAACTCATTATGAGAAAGGCCAGTTCAACGGAAATCAAGACCCTTGCCGTTAAGCAGGGTATGAAGACCATGTTCGCCAATGGTGTTGAATTAATCCAGGAGGGCATTACGACACCGGAGGAGGTTATAACTGCCACAACGCAGTAAATGACCGGAAAGACCAATGGCCATATATAAATATAAGGGATACGATCCCGCGGGAAAGGAAGTCAAAGGAGTGGTAGAGGCCCCTACCAGGGCCATGGCCATGAAGAGCCTCAGGGACGAGACAATTCTGCCCTATCTG includes these proteins:
- the gspC gene encoding type II secretion system protein GspC; protein product: MKQLQAMFSLRGSNFRTILYPIVSGLLLAYLSASIINVFYHKSTIRTVKQGRTNQGSEFTRSISTSQILKKNIFGLKYEEPGGNTAGETDGKVVSSAGESIRKYQLIGTVLGKTRMALLKKDKELKVLAAGQSLGEYTLKKISFDSVLFENNGKKVTLRFPETKKTKPTGTRQAMARAQVPNVRPQTSAGQTDTQTDRITIKRKEALSMAQNLNKILTTVRISPFYQKDEFIGYQLSMLRKNSFLYKLGLRRGDILKRINGEDVSSPQKAIELLSRIQEITAVNIDLMRKGEKKSLFIEIEE
- the gspD gene encoding type II secretion system secretin GspD produces the protein MMKFLNPKLKSLFLLVFCLLLFHASPLRAEVGMNFQEVSLQDFVDFVSEYTESNIIYDPRDLKGTVTVKAKKEFTESDIMSILKTVLSINNLEAITEEDIIYIVRKAKVAKLPYSFEGEVRPGELGEAEKDQENILVSVFQIENIDAKLLSKFFNLTKSDYGRIETIPTLNAVVVKDKSVNVRRMAQMVNTISSMGTGLRVEIIPLKNTYASEFAKTIKMFFAELGKSSYMRVKPVFMADRTSNSLIVAALPKDMALIKRIITNTDVMKDTITTPRVFKLKYAMAEDVEKVLNKILSDSRLKKSKLKPPQQRGSTGMKVAADKATNTISVVGDPELYAQLESLIAKLDVPRDQIFVEALILETTLEDGAKFGVEWLAGAGNSNFVGTGTFLDSKNVIDLQSPVLEGNPPNLGALPGGFGLGILGNIITYEGVKFPTLSALVNAIKTESGINILSKPQLLTLDNEEAEVFVGENRPFLISEKFDANNNPIQTFDYRDVGIKLKILPHVIDENTVLLNIQQEVKKVIASAVGVASAPITLTRSTKTTIKLNNNTTVVISGLIKDDMSMTETRVPVLSRIPLLGWLFRSKDTSREKTNMMVFITTTIIKSRQDMEDLTRAKRALLKNTGEEDIKKEIKKESTKEIEKEKVKKEEVKKDEGAVEDE
- a CDS encoding GspE/PulE family protein, which produces MNNLAPDLDSLPKEVLDLYMRFPDRSDFLPLQADNGRLTFLVSSEDGIRKASFVALRCKSQGSFRFVPQKTLLEIAEKFSFVFEEDVDLNAEGESISSDEYDILSGVHDDAPVVKLVNQSIMSAIRLGASDIHIEGREANLILRFRVDGRLKTVKTIDKGLLEPLIARIKVMADMDVAETRRPQDGRINIQFGTKMIDIRVSTIPTAKGEKAVLRLLSRSETALKLELLGLDESHVKLLQRLLKSPNGIIMVTGPTGSGKTSTLYASILEIQNETVNIVTIEDPVEYRIDGIAQVQVNPATGVTFARAIRTFLRQDPDVILVGEIRDEETAEAAIQASLTGHLVLTTLHTSDAPTAVARLVEMNIEPFLLSSSLLLVIGQRLVRKICPVCREEATLEDEIRDIFLKKGFEINRYFRGRGCEKCFGTGYKGRIGLFEFLLLDDDIRKLIMRKASSTEIKTLAVKQGMKTMFANGVELIQEGITTPEEVITATTQ
- the cobT gene encoding nicotinate-nucleotide--dimethylbenzimidazole phosphoribosyltransferase gives rise to the protein MKIEERLLHIKPVRKELYSAAQRRLDNLTKPPGSLGRLEEFAGRLVAIYETEMPEIPKKVVFTFAGDHGVAEEGVSAYPSEVTRQMVFNFLSGGAGINVLARHAGAEVVVVDIGVDFDFQDSEGLVKKKVVHGTKNMTKGPAMTRDEALRCMEAGVELAEEYAEKGFKLFATGEMGIANTTPSSAIAAVITGMPVSEVTGRGTGIGDEALKKKRDVIEKAISLNRPDPKDPVDVLSKVGGAEIGGIAGLCIGAAARGIPVVVDGFISTAGALIAWSLNPVVADYLFAAHNSQEIGHRAMLEHMGCRPILDLDLRLGEGTGAALAMTLMDAGLKIYREMATFQEAGVTGETTG
- the cobU gene encoding bifunctional adenosylcobinamide kinase/adenosylcobinamide-phosphate guanylyltransferase, translating into MIEILFPKIVFITGGARSGKSSFALNEASRVSGQKAYIATAESLDREMDERIRKHREERGDEWETLEEPVAMPDLIQRVSRRYNVLLVDCLTLWLSNIIGSRPGNAQPLVEEEISRFVRVLTDFKDSTARSSLYVVSNEVGMGIVPDNRLARFFRDMAGRLNQEVAGVADEVYLVVSGIPLKVKG